The following are encoded in a window of Coffea eugenioides isolate CCC68of unplaced genomic scaffold, Ceug_1.0 ScVebR1_3332;HRSCAF=4529, whole genome shotgun sequence genomic DNA:
- the LOC113757807 gene encoding flavonol synthase/flavanone 3-hydroxylase-like: MAMDINNLVAFHEAKFIDQNGVLRNSSVPVVQELARQRLDFLPERFIRVSPTADPIAAPSSELHEISNIEVPDPLPCIDMSKIQLGDDLEDRDRELTKLAGAAKDWGMFLIEKHGIEPKILDEVKDVVKGFFGLSFQEKKASVGSYLSVDNMGYGRNFVKSEDQPLDWIDRLTMKAAPRDATQGLRVWPQNPPNFREAVEKFVEKARKICDSLLHALAETLSVDGQIFIKQFDDEKSEVNVRVNYYPPCPRPDLALGITEHSDASALSVLVQFEASGGLQVFKDMKWLTVQWPVDALLINVGDLMEILSNGRFRSSWHRAVTQRDVERFSVALFYNPPSEAEIEPLKDGKSNNNHHGYKKVVVGEYLQNYYKISPTPTN; this comes from the exons ATGGCCATGGACATCAACAACCTTGTAGCTTTCCATGAAGCCAAGTTCATAGACCAAAACGGCGTGCTACGAAATTCTAGTGTGCCTGTGGTGCAGGAACTTGCGCGTCAACGGCTCGATTTCTTGCCCGAGAGGTTCATCAGGGTGTCGCCAACAGCTGATCCAATCGCTGCACCATCTTCAGAACTGCATGAAATTAGTAACATTGAAGTTCCTGATCCTCTTCCTTGTATAGACATGAGCAAAATTCAATTGGGGGACGATTTGGAGGACCGTGACCGGGAGTTAACCAAGTTGGCCGGTGCTGCTAAGGATTGGGGTATGTTCTTGATCGAAAAGCATGGAATAGAGCCCAAAATTTTGGATGAGGTGAAGGATGTGGTGAAAGGGTTCTTTGGGCTGTCAtttcaagaaaagaaagctaGCGTTGGATCATATCTTAGTGTTGACAACATGGGGTATGGGCGGAACTTTGTGAAGTCAGAAGATCAGCCTTTGGATTGGATCGATCGTTTAACAATGAAAGCTGCTCCCAGGGATGCTACTCAAGGACTCCGTGTCTGGCCTCAAAATCCTCCGAACTTCAG GGAAGCAGTGGAGAAATTTGtagagaaagcaaggaaaatctGCGATTCGTTACTCCATGCTCTTGCCGAAACCTTATCAGTAGACGGACAAATTTTCATAAAACAGTTCGACGACGAAAAGAGCGAAGTCAACGTCAGAGTGAACTACTACCCACCATGCCCGAGGCCTGACTTAGCTCTGGGAATAACTGAACATTCTGATGCTAGTGCCCTCTCCGTTTTGGTGCAGTTTGAAGCCTCTGGAGGACTCCAAGTGTTCAAGGACATGAAATGGCTCACGGTCCAGTGGCCGGTCGATGCATTGTTAATCAACGTGGGAGACCTGATGGAGATATTGAGCAATGGGCGCTTCAGGAGCAGTTGGCATCGCGCTGTTACCCAAAGGGATGTCGAGCGCTTTTCAGTTGCATTGTTCTACAACCCGCCTTCAGAAGCTGAGATTGAACCTCTCAAAGATGGGAAGTCCAACAATAATCATCACGGATATAAGAAAGTAGTGGTCGGGGAATACTTGCAGAATTACTATAAGATCAGCCCAACACCGACTAATTAA